In Caldisericota bacterium, the sequence TTTTTAGATTCCTCGATAATAAAGAAAATAATTTACATGTCCCTGTGGTTATAACAAATAAACGTGTTATAAGAAATGCTACAAAAGGTAGACTAATTATGACTACCGCAAATGAAAATGGTGAACCAAATGACAAAGATCATTTTCAGGGATTTTTCAGTGACTTTGAGAATTTTTGGCGGCTACATCCAGATGATGATGTTGATTTATGTGCAATGCCAATTGCACCTTTTATAAACGCAGCTAAAGAAAAAAATAAAAATCTTTTTTATATTCCATTAGATAAAAAGTTAATCCCCTCTGCACAGCAAATGGAACAGCTATCAGGTTTAGAGGAAATACTAATGATTGGTTATCCTAATGGCATTTGGGATAACATTAATAATAAACCAATTTTTAGAAAAGGTGTTACAGCTACAAACCCGAATTTTGATTACAACGGAAAAAAGGAATTTTTAATTGATGCAGCATGCTTTCCTGGTTCAAGTGGTTCACCAGTTTTTATTTTTAATGAAGGTGGGTATAGAGACAAAAACGGCAACATGTATATAGGAGCATCAAGAGTATTATTATTGGGTGTGCTGTATGCTGGGCCACAACACACAGTAGAGGGTGAAATAAAAATAATTGATGTGCCAGTTTCACAAAAACCTATCGTATTTT encodes:
- a CDS encoding serine protease; translation: MTTANENGEPNDKDHFQGFFSDFENFWRLHPDDDVDLCAMPIAPFINAAKEKNKNLFYIPLDKKLIPSAQQMEQLSGLEEILMIGYPNGIWDNINNKPIFRKGVTATNPNFDYNGKKEFLIDAACFPGSSGSPVFIFNEGGYRDKNGNMYIGASRVLLLGVLYAGPQHTVEGEIKIIDVPVSQKPIVFSTVPNNLGLILKAERILELEELFK